The window CTACAGAATCGATGAGCCTGCAAGAAGTACTCTTTTGTTTTTAAGAAAAAAAATATTAGAATCTGATCCCGAAAATATTACAGAGACTTTAAGTTTCGGCTTACCATTTTTTAAGTTTAAAAAGAAAATGCTCTGCTATTTTTATTACAGCAAAAAGCATCAAAAACATTATATCAGCTTTTATCACGGCGACCGATTAGATTATCCATTACTCATTAGTGAGGGCAGAAAGAAGTTTAAAATCCTTTTAATTGACGAAAATGAGGATTTGCCTGTGGAATTTATTTTAAGCTTAATTACGGAAGTAAAAAAGCATATTAATTTTTAATTCTTTAAATCTAACAATCCATAGTAATTAATTGCTTTTTGCTTCAAAGGGTTCGTACTCCATTCTTCCCATTCTCCGGTGTACGGGTCATAACCACATTTTAAAGGTTTGGATATATCTAATCCCTCTTCATTTTCATGAGTTCTTTCCGTGTAGGCTCTGCAATCGGTACAAATATATCTAAACTCACAATCTTTACAGACTTCTACTTTATCTTTAGTAAGATTCCAGTATTTTTTAAAGTCTTTATGATTTAATGCTTTTTCTAGTGTTGTATCTTTTATATTACCAAAGCTTTGAGGCATTGAAGGACAGTTTTTAATATTGCCGTTTATATCAATTCCTATTTTTTTGTGAAGACAGGAATTATGGTGCAGGGACTCGAGGTGAAAATTATTATTTAAAATGAAATTTTTCATTGAAATGCATCCGCAACTAGAGGGTATTATAATTTTATTTATAATAATATCTAATTGAATGGAACCAAAACATGATGAAGAAATATTATCTGCTGAGTGTAGTATTATATTGAGAAATTTGTTGGATAAATTAGCTGTATATTTTACAAAATCAATAACATTTTCATCAAACTTTGTAATGAATGATATTTCATGTAATTCAGAATCATTTAAAAGGTTAATTTTAGATAATATACCCAATACATCACTAGTTTTTACTTGATCAAGAATCCTTATTTGAAGATATTTTATTCTTAAATATTGTATCTGTTCAATAATATTATCGTCCAAATCTTTTTTACTTTGTAAATCTAAAATTAAATATTCAATATTAGTAGGATTACTCTTAAAATTTGGTTCGTTTTGAAAACTTAATAATTCTTTCTTAGTATTAAGTGTGAATCCAAGTTTATTGGATATGATAAAATCAATATATTCATCTAAAGTTGATACATCGTCACCATCCAATTGCTTTTTTAAAAACGAATAATTTTGCTTTTCATTATGAAGCAAACTAAACAGACCCTTTGGTATAAAACTTAAGAATCCTGAATTAGTATCAAAAATAATTGCATTTTTTACTCCTTCAGTGATTTTCACGGAACTAAATAATTTAATAAATATCATTAATATAATAGTGAATAATGTTTTGTTGAACGAAAAACTCTAGTATTTTGAGTTTTAAGATTTTTATTTGCAGAATATTTTACAACACTTACATTTCCACATTTGCTCCATTCTTGTAGAGTAAAAACACTACCGATTAATTGTAATTTTTCTTTCATAATAAGTCTGCAATGTATTTTTCTATTTGATAATTTCCGTAATGGCTTACAGGATGAAACTGTCCTAATGGATTTATTTCTAAAAAATAGAAATCTTTTTCATTTTTTAGCATATCTATTGTACCGCATTTTAATCTTAAAATTTTAGCTAACGTTCTAATCTTCCTATTAATATCTTTAGGTAATTTTAAGGGAAGATATTTTTTGGCTCCCTCTATTATATTTCTTCCATCTATATCATCTGAAAATTCAAATGTTGCAATTGCCCAAATTGTTTTTTCAAAAAAGAATACTCGTACTTCATAAATCTTATCAATCCTATTTTGAATTAATGAGGGAATAATATTTTCATTCTTAGTATTTAAATATTTTAGATTAATTTCCTTAGTATAATTCAAGTATAAATCATTTTCATAAAAAATAGGTTTTACTTCGGAAATAGATTTTGTAATGTAGTTTTCGGATGCATTAAGAATTGACCCATCCATTAATTGAGAAATTACATAAGTATCTGGAATTTCGAAACCTAATGTTTGGGCTATGTGTAATACTTCGAGTTTATTTACTTCTCTATTAATAATGTTACCATATATTTTTGCTCCAGATTTTTCTAAGTAATAATAGATAAAATGCGTTAATGATTTAAGTTCTGAATTAAAAAATTCTTTTAAATGAGAATCAATTTCTGCTTTAAAACCATTATACATCAAAGATCCATTTCTGTAAAAAACAGATTGAAAACCTTTTAAATCATATCTCAGTCCATTGATATCTATTTTAAAAACGTCTGCTTTAAAATCAAATACAACAGCAGTAATAAGTTGGTTTTCGCTTAGTCTTACAAATTTTTTATTTAAAAAAGATAACCATGCACAGATAGCATCGGTCATTGTATCATCATCTGCGCTTATAATAAGAATCATTTAATTTTAATAAAATGTTTTTTTAAATTTTCTTTATCTGTATCTTTTGTAAAATTCATTCCTACAATCTGTGCTTGTGGAAACTGGTAATCTTTATTATTTAGATTAAAAATTTTCTTTTTAAGATTGTCATCTAAGCTACACATACCAATATTTTTTCTCCTTTTATCAATCTCCATCACTAATTTTTCACCTTTTTCTTCTCTGTTTTCTGGGAGAAACCATACATGTACATAGCAGCAGTCTTCATTTTCTAAAGATTTTTCTATATTATCATGCGGCCTCTTAGGATCTCCAGGATTGTTCACAAAAGCCATTATATCAAAATGTTTACTAGAATAATTATTCGTATTATTATTTAAATCGAGCAAAAAACCAGCATTATCAGGTGTTATTTTTCCAAGGTTAAGCGCTTTTACAATATCCTCAGAAAAATTTACAACTTGTGGTTTTTTTATATTATTAGCTGCTTGATGCCAAACAATAAGATAAAAGTTCTGAAAAAAACTTTTATCAGCTGATTTTAAACCTAGATTATATTCATTTGGAAATCCTTTTGTTTGTATAAGCTTTAAAAGCTGAGTACTCACAATACTGTCATTTTTATTTATTTCTTTTTGATATTTTGCATAATCTCCACCGGAAATTTTTCTGTAGTGCTGGTCAATAATAAATAGAGAATCGAGTGTTTTTCTGTATGCAATATCAAAAGATGTCTTGCATTTAATTTCCTCAGATTTTTTCAAATCCGGAAAATTATGAGCTTCAAAATTTTTATCAAAAGGATATTCAAGGCACTTTAAAGATTGATATTGAGAAAAAGCATGATTTTTATCTTTAACCTTTAAAGAAATCATCATACTATTATAAAGATCTTTTCCAAAAGGCTGTTCGTTGATTAGAAAAGCTTTTTTATAAAGGATATTTGCACTATCTAGATCATTATTTATAATTTTATTCTCAGCCATATTAATGGTCTCATAATAAGCAATAATCTTTTTATTTGTAAGCCCAAACGTTTGGCAACTTACTGAAATGCAACTGAATAAAAATAAAAATCTGAATAATATTTTCATTTAATTATCAATTAATAAAGAGAAGTATTGATGATAATACTTCTCTTACTTTGTTAAACTTTTCCTTTTTAATTTGGTGATTGAGATAATACTTTCTCGTTATGATATATATATTCACCATTACTCACTCTAGTATCACTGCTATACTCAGTAGTTGTGCACCAACCTGTAGTCGGCCAGTCTTGTATTGTTGTTTGCCCTCCTGCGGTTACAGTAACATCCCCACCACGAGCAGGATTCCCTCCAACAATTTCAGAAAGTTTTTTGTTTTCTAGCTTGAGATTTTCAAGTTTTTCTAAATTTTTCATAAATAGTTTTTTAAATATTATGTGCCACTATTGGCATTATCAAAACTAAAAAATAATTTATTCGTAATAATTAAAAAACCATGTCATTTTATTGTAATTTAATTGCAAAACATGTAAATGTTTTGCATATTTGCAAACACCAAAATCACAAAATGGAGCACAAAAAATTAAAAAATTTACGAAAACAAAGAGGTCTCTCACAGGAAAAAATGTCAAAAATACTATCTACAGACCCTTCCAATTACTCTAGAAAAGAGCGTGGTCAAATAGGAATTCATGAAGAAGAGTGGCAAAAGCTTGCCGCTGCTCTTGAAGTTTCTGTAGGAGAAATTAAAGATGAAAAACTTTCCGGCATTGTTCACAACAGTAATTCTACGTTTAATGACAATTCTGGAAATTATTACAGTCAACACTTTCATATTTCTAATTCTATTGTAGAAAACCTTCAGGATTATATTTCTTTACTAA is drawn from Chryseobacterium muglaense and contains these coding sequences:
- a CDS encoding DUF1801 domain-containing protein; the protein is MNPIQEYFYRIDEPARSTLLFLRKKILESDPENITETLSFGLPFFKFKKKMLCYFYYSKKHQKHYISFYHGDRLDYPLLISEGRKKFKILLIDENEDLPVEFILSLITEVKKHINF
- the gwsS gene encoding grasp-with-spasm system SPASM domain peptide maturase; translated protein: MIFIKLFSSVKITEGVKNAIIFDTNSGFLSFIPKGLFSLLHNEKQNYSFLKKQLDGDDVSTLDEYIDFIISNKLGFTLNTKKELLSFQNEPNFKSNPTNIEYLILDLQSKKDLDDNIIEQIQYLRIKYLQIRILDQVKTSDVLGILSKINLLNDSELHEISFITKFDENVIDFVKYTANLSNKFLNIILHSADNISSSCFGSIQLDIIINKIIIPSSCGCISMKNFILNNNFHLESLHHNSCLHKKIGIDINGNIKNCPSMPQSFGNIKDTTLEKALNHKDFKKYWNLTKDKVEVCKDCEFRYICTDCRAYTERTHENEEGLDISKPLKCGYDPYTGEWEEWSTNPLKQKAINYYGLLDLKN
- a CDS encoding ATP-grasp domain-containing protein — encoded protein: MILIISADDDTMTDAICAWLSFLNKKFVRLSENQLITAVVFDFKADVFKIDINGLRYDLKGFQSVFYRNGSLMYNGFKAEIDSHLKEFFNSELKSLTHFIYYYLEKSGAKIYGNIINREVNKLEVLHIAQTLGFEIPDTYVISQLMDGSILNASENYITKSISEVKPIFYENDLYLNYTKEINLKYLNTKNENIIPSLIQNRIDKIYEVRVFFFEKTIWAIATFEFSDDIDGRNIIEGAKKYLPLKLPKDINRKIRTLAKILRLKCGTIDMLKNEKDFYFLEINPLGQFHPVSHYGNYQIEKYIADLL
- a CDS encoding helix-turn-helix domain-containing protein, with translation MEHKKLKNLRKQRGLSQEKMSKILSTDPSNYSRKERGQIGIHEEEWQKLAAALEVSVGEIKDEKLSGIVHNSNSTFNDNSGNYYSQHFHISNSIVENLQDYISLLKKEVEYLKEENKTLKFQNK